A window of the SAR202 cluster bacterium genome harbors these coding sequences:
- the leuB gene encoding 3-isopropylmalate dehydrogenase, whose product MKFDVMVLPGDGIGPEVVEQGVKLLDAISKKSGHTFNFEQDIIGGAAIDSYGVALKPETAEKSSKADAILFGAVGGPKWDDPTAKVRPEDGLLAIRKALGVYANIRPVKSYSFLKDSIPLKSELVDDIDLIMIRELTGGLYFGKPKKQWTNSRGRVAVDTLKYTEKEITRILRVGFELARGRNKKLTSVDKANVLESSRLWRQIAIELSAEYPDVKLEHQLVDSCTMQLIQNPRQFDVMVMENTFGDILSDEGSVLAGSLGMLPSASLSGIPSADGSIKAKGLYEPIHGTAPDIAGQGKANPIATILSVALLLRYSLGLPEEARKIEDAVDAVLAQGYRTADIGKEEEQIVTTEELANKIIQLATTS is encoded by the coding sequence GTGAAATTCGATGTTATGGTATTACCTGGCGATGGAATTGGCCCAGAAGTCGTCGAACAAGGTGTCAAATTACTTGATGCAATATCAAAGAAATCCGGTCATACATTTAACTTTGAACAGGATATAATTGGTGGTGCTGCAATAGATAGTTATGGTGTGGCCCTAAAACCAGAAACTGCGGAAAAAAGTAGCAAAGCTGATGCTATCTTGTTTGGAGCAGTTGGTGGGCCAAAATGGGACGATCCCACCGCAAAAGTGAGACCAGAAGATGGACTTTTAGCTATTAGAAAAGCTCTTGGAGTTTACGCAAATATAAGACCTGTTAAATCATATTCTTTTTTGAAAGATTCTATACCTTTAAAATCAGAACTCGTTGATGATATAGATTTGATAATGATTCGAGAACTAACTGGAGGTCTATATTTTGGAAAACCGAAAAAACAATGGACTAATTCAAGAGGTAGAGTAGCTGTAGATACACTTAAATATACTGAAAAGGAAATCACGCGGATATTACGAGTAGGTTTTGAGTTAGCAAGAGGACGAAATAAAAAATTAACCTCTGTTGATAAAGCAAATGTTTTAGAAAGTTCAAGATTATGGCGTCAAATAGCTATTGAACTTAGTGCTGAATACCCAGACGTAAAATTAGAACACCAACTTGTAGATAGTTGTACTATGCAATTAATTCAAAACCCTCGTCAATTTGATGTGATGGTAATGGAAAATACTTTTGGAGACATATTATCTGACGAAGGCTCAGTCCTAGCTGGATCTCTCGGGATGCTGCCTTCTGCGAGCTTGTCAGGTATACCTTCAGCAGATGGGTCAATAAAAGCAAAAGGATTATACGAACCAATTCATGGCACTGCTCCAGATATTGCAGGACAAGGAAAAGCTAATCCAATTGCAACAATTTTGAGTGTTGCACTATTATTGAGGTATTCTTTAGGTCTTCCCGAGGAAGCGAGAAAGATCGAAGATGCTGTTGATGCAGTATTAGCACAAGGATATAGAACTGCAGATATAGGGAAAGAAGAAGAGCAGATTGTAACTACAGAAGAATTAGCAAATAAAATAATTCAATTAGCAACTACTTCTTAA
- a CDS encoding M67 family metallopeptidase — protein sequence MKKIHVQIEIIDEMIKHSIEENPNECCGLIGINSNQAQNVFKMTNIDKSPYRYRMDPKELLDTLTEIETDSGKLYAIYHSHTHSEAYPSATDVRIATWPDGTSVWPEVYYFLVTLQDITNPNVRAFEINDGEISEVDIIKK from the coding sequence ATGAAAAAAATACACGTTCAAATTGAAATTATAGATGAAATGATCAAACATTCAATAGAAGAAAACCCTAACGAATGCTGCGGACTAATCGGAATTAACTCCAATCAAGCACAAAATGTTTTTAAAATGACTAATATTGATAAAAGTCCATATCGATACAGAATGGATCCCAAAGAACTATTAGACACACTAACCGAAATCGAAACTGACAGTGGTAAATTATATGCTATTTACCACTCCCATACACATTCAGAAGCATATCCATCAGCAACTGACGTACGTATAGCAACATGGCCTGATGGTACATCTGTATGGCCTGAAGTCTACTACTTTCTTGTTACTCTACAAGATATTACTAATCCAAATGTTAGAGCATTTGAAATAAATGATGGGGAAATATCAGAAGTTGATATAATTAAGAAGTAG